CTGGCCGGCGTAGGAAGGATCGGTAAAAATCTCCTGGTAGCCAGTGAGTGATGTATTGAAGACCACTTCGCCAGAGCATTCCGCTCTTGCGCCAAAGCTTTTGCCGCGAAAGATACGCCCGTCTTCGAGCGCCAAGATTGCCTGCATTGCCTCTCCGAGGAGTGGATTTAATAGATTCTAACAGCAACCTCGGGTGCTCTGCTGAGCGATTGCGCGATGTACGGACACACTCCCCTCTTCAACCACTTCTCCGCGCCCAAAAGTATGCAAAATATTTAGACGACGGAGCTTAGCAACACACCGTTCACGGCGCAAATCCCGCGGATTCGCAAGGCTTGTCCCCTGAATCACGAAACGGCATGGAAGCTGTCCGCGGTCTCGGCTAGCGGAGATTGCCAGCCACCAGGAGGAGTGACGTTGCTTAGAGATTCGCTGGGAACATCAGCAGGCCCCCAGGTGTTGGACACGTAGGGATAGACGGGAGTGTTGATTTTAAGAACAGGATCGACGATACGCCAGGCCTCTTCGACATAATCCTGACGAGCAAAGAGAGTTGAATCTCCTGCCATCGCATCGGTAATCACGCGCTCATAAGCCTCCATCTCCTCCGAACGAGGATGACGACAGGCTTCTAGCTCAACCAGAGAGCGCTGCCCATTTTCATCGGCAGCAGCAACGGAGACAGCAAGAGCGATGGTCATCTCAGGGAGAATACGGAAACGCATATAGTTCTGCGGAGCGGGATCGGTAAGGTTGGTCTGAGGTGGACGGCGAAGGCGGGCGACGACTTCGGTGCAAGTGGTGGGAAGATTTTTACCGGCGCGGATATAGAAAGGCACACCATCCCAACGCCAGTTTTTAATTTCGAGTCGGAGAGCGGCGTAGGTTTCGACAGTGGAATCAGGAGCTACACCTTTCTCATCCTTATAGCCGTTGAACTGGCCACGGACCAGATTGCAGGCTTGGATGGGAGGAATCGCTTTGAGGACCTTTACCTTCTCGTCGCGGATCGAGTCGCTGTCACGACGAGCGGGACACTCCATGGCAAGATTGCACATGAGTTGGAAGATGTGATTTTCGATGACATCGCGGATCGCTCCGTTCTGGTCGTAGAAAGCTCCGCGTCCCTGGATACCGAAATTTTCGGCCATGGTGATCTGAATACTTTCAATGTAGTCGCGATGCCAAAGCGGTTCGAGAAAAGCATTCGAAAAGCGAAAGGAAACCATGTTGTGCACGGGTCCCTTGGCGAGATAGTGATCGATGCGAAAGATTGCGGATTCAGGAAATGCGGAGTGGAGGACTCGGTTCAGCTCTTGAGCAGAGGCAAGGTCGTGACCGAAGGGCTTCTCGACAATCATGCGTGCTCCCTTTGCTGAACCGGATTGAACCAGCTGCTCGACAACCTCTTCAAAGAGAGAGGGCGGGATCGCGAGATAGTGAGCGGGATGCTGGGCCGAGCCTAGTTCCTTACGCACAGCAGTAAAGGTGGCTGAATCGGCATAGTCGCCATCAACATAGCGGAGGAGCGAACAGAGCTTTTGGTACGCGTCAGGGTCGAGGCCACCGTGCTGCTCAAGGGAGTCCTTGGCACGGGCCTTGAGCTGATCGAGATTCCAACCGGCTTTGGCGACACCAATGACAGGTACATTGAGGTGACCGCGCTTAACCATTGCCTGGAGAGCGGGAAAGATTTTCTTGTAGGCAAGATCGCCAGTAGCCCCAAAGAAGACAAGGGCGTCGGATTGAATGGCAGGATGGATGGTCGGGGCTTGCGCGCTCAAGATCGTGTCTCTCCTTATGGCTTGCAGTTTATTTGTTGGCAGGTTTTTCAAGGTGTCCGCCAAATTCATAACGCATGGCAGAAAGAAGCTTATCGGAAAAATCCGCCAGACCGCGTGAACTGAAGCGTTCGTAAAGAGCCGTGGTGAGAACCGGAGTTGGTATGCCTTCGTCGATACTCGCCTTAATCGTCCAGCGGCCTTCGCCGGAGTCGGAGACGCGGCCTCCAAATTTAGAGAGTTGCGGGTCTTCAACCAGAGCAGCGGCAGTCAGGTCAAGCAACCAGGAGGCGATGACTGAGCCGCGCCGCCAAACCTCGGTGATCGCAGGAAGATTGAAGTCGTACTGATAATGTTCGGGATCGCGCAACGGAGTAGTCTCCGCGTCGATCTCTTCGGTGTGTTTGCCGATATTGGCTCCTTTTAGAACGTTCAGTCCCTCGGCATAAGCAGCCATGATGCCGTATTCAATTCCGTTGTGAACCATCTTAACGAAGTGACCGGCTCCATTGGAGCCGCAATGGAGATATCCCTGCTCAGCGGTGCCGCCGATTTTGCTGAAGTCAGGTGTACGGGGGACGTCGCCCGGACCGGGTGCGATGACCTGGAAGATGGGATCGAGATGCTGGACGATGTTGTCCTCGCCGCCGATCATCATGCAGTAGCCGCGCTCAAGCCCCCAGACGCCTCCGCTGGTCCCCACATCAACATAGTGAATATTTTTGGAGGCAAGCTCTTTCGAGCGGCGGATATCGTCGATGTAATAGGAGTTTCCACCATCGATGAGGATGTCTCCTGCCTGAAGATGCGGAACAAACTGGGCGATAACGGGATCAACAGCGCCGGCAGGAATCATGAGCCAGATAGGGCGAGGGGGAGTCAGTTTGGCGATGAGGTCTTCAGGAGAGGAAGCACCCGTGATTCCCTTCTCTTTTGCAAGGCTGGCAACGGCATCGGCAGAGCGATCATAGACGACACATTCGTGTCCGTGAGCTGCGAGGCGGCGAACCATGTTCGCGCCCATTCTTCCCAGACCTACCATGCCAAGCTGCATATCACTGCTCCTTTTGACCGGCGTGCACCAACCAAGATACACCGCAGAACGCAGCGACCCTGGCCTAAAAGTGGGTACTTGTGAGTAGGATGACAGGTTTCGGAAGAGCGTCGTCTCTCCTTCTGTAAATCGAATTTAAAAACAATGCGCCGATGCACAAAGGCACCGGCGCATACAGAACAAACCGGCTATTCGCCGAAGTTCACTGATTCAATACCGAGGAACTGGGCAGCCTGTCCAAGCTCTTCTTCGATACGGAGAAGCTGGTTGTATTTCGCGATGCGGTCAGTACGCGAGGCCGATCCCGTCTTAATCTGTCCGGCTCCGGTACCAACAGCCAGGTCAGCAATGAAGGTGTCCTCTGTTTCACCGGAGCGATGGCTGATGATCGAGGTATAGCCATAACGACGGGCAAGCTCGATGGCATCGAGTGTCTCGGAAACCGTGCCGATCTGATTCACCTTGATCAAAATGGAGTTTGCAACCTTCTGCTCAATGCCCTGCTGCAACCGGCGCGTATTGGTAACAAAGAGATCATCACCAACCAGCTGGACCTTATCGCCAATTGCCGAGGTCAGGATCTTCCAACCGTCCCAATCGTCTTCAGCAAGACCATCTTCGATCGAGATGATGGGATAACGCTGGGTCCAGTCCTGCCAGAAAGCAGCCATCTCGGCAGAGCTTAGCTCACGTTTGTCAGACTTCTTGAAGATGTACTTCCCTTTTTCTTTGTCATAAAACTCACTCGAGGCGGGGTCAAGCGCAATGGCGATATCTTCGCCGGGTTCATAGCCTGCGAGCTGAATTGCCTCAAGGATGAGATCGACAGCCTCTTCGTTGGACTTCAGATTCGGAGCAAAGCCACCTTCGTCGCCAACCGCCGTGTTGTAGCCCTTCTTCTTAAGTACGCCCTTCAGGGTGTGGAAGACTTCGGTTCCCCAGCGAAGCGCATCGGAGAAGCTCTCTGCACCAACGGGCATCACCATGAACTCCTGAAAGTCGACATTGGAGTCGGCATGGGAACCACCGTTAAGAATGTTCATCATGGGTGTGGGGAGAATGCACGCATTGACGCCTCCCAGGTAGCGGTAGAGCGGCAACTTGAGAGCATCAGCCGAAGCGCGGGCGACAGCCATCGAGACCGCGAGGATAGCATTCGCACCCAGCTTGGACTTGTTCTCCGTTCCGTCGATAGCAATCATCGTCGCATCGATCAGGCGCTGATTCGAGGCGTCCATGCCCGTAAGCTCAGGTGCGAGAATCGACTCCACATTCTCAACTGCTTTGAGAACGCCTTTTCCGAGGTAGTGCTCTTTATCGCCATCGCGCAGTTCAACAGCTTCATGCTCTCCAGTGGATGCGCCGCTGGGAACGGCTGCACGGCCACGGGCTCCGCCGTCGAGAACGACGTCAGCTTCAACAGTGGGGTTGCCGCGGGAGTCAAGAATTTCGCGGGCATGTATCGAGACGATCTCAGTCATGTTGCTCCTGTCGTTGGGTGATCCGAAGGTTTCGGGAACAATACGGTGCGTAAGGCGCTCGTTGAGCTTCGGACGGCGGTCCACAAAAAAGGTCTGACCGCCAGCTAAACCGATTGTCTCCACGATCTTTGCGCCGGAGAAACTCACTTTTTGGATTCTAGCAAAGGAACTCAGGGCTCCGCGTGAACTGCATGGAAATGCAACTACAGACATGTACAGGTGTTTTGGAATGTAGTAGCAGCCTCGATTCCCCTCCCAGGGATTTACGCAATTGAGCTTCGCAAGCTCTTAAACTCGTTTCAGGAACGGTTGCACGTGCACCACGTGCTATGACCCGTTCGGGAGGATGTTGACCCCATGAAGATTCGGATGATTCCTGCAGCCGTGTTGATGACCGCGGCTCTTCCGCTTGCAGCACAGACCGCGCGAACCGGTGTCTCCAACCCGGAACCCGTCACAATCGACGCTGATAACGGCGATGCTGCGGTTCAGGCAAGGCCTGAGGCAGAATCTACGCGTCGCCCGTTGACCCAGGCAAAGCCCTCAGCCGCCAAAGCCGACAAGGCTAATGATGGCTATGGTCCTTACGTGCCCTATGCAGGAGCTGTAACGACGACAGCAACGGCCACTTCCGCCTCGGATCAGGATGTCGATGCGCAGATTGTGACGAGCGTGCCCGAGCGCGAAGGCGAGCTTAATGAAGGAACACTGTTGCGCGTCCGGATGCAGGAAACTCTCTCTACTGAGACGACTGCTCCCGGAACGAAATTTACGGCCGAGATCATGGAGCCGATTACAAATAATGGCCGCGTAATCATTCCCATCGGGTCCATCCTTGAAGGACAAGTCACCTCCGTGCACGCCGGTCGTCGTATCTCAGGAGCTGCCTCCCTGCACCTGGAACCCGAAAGCGTCACCTTGCCCGACGGCACCATGTACGTCGTTCACGCCCAGTTGATCGACACCACTTTAGGCAGCTTCAACATCGACCGCGAAGGCACGCTGAAGCGCCGTGATCGCGCCAAGGAGACACTCGCTGTCACGGCCCTCGCGACTGGCAGCGGAGCCGTCGCAGGCGCAATGATAGGGGGCGGCGTTGGTGCAGTCGTCGGAGCAGGCATTGGCGCAGGCGCCAGCACCGTAATGTGGCTGAAGCAGGAGCGTCAGGCCACGCTGGACAAGGATTCCCGGCTCGTCTTCAGCCTCACCAGCCCCATTATGCTGAAACCGCTTCATTCCAATACCAACGCCGGGATGGCCATGAATACCCAGCCTGCCGTCGCAACTACCAACTAGTTGTTTTCTCCTGATTTAAGGCGAGCCTTTTTGGCTCGCCTTTTTTATGCTTCGCGCTGAAGAGTTGAGTTTTAGGTTTCAATCTCCGATATCGTGTCATTTCAACCGAAGGCGACAAAGCCGCCGAAGTGGAGAAATCCGCTTCTCCAGCTATCAACATGTTTTAAGAGCGGTTGAAAAACCTCTGTTTTGTTAAGGGCACGGCTTTAGCCGTGCCGCAAGAGGCTTGATTTCAAATGCGGCTTCAGCCGCTGAGGGACTCTTTTCTTTTCGCTGAAGCACTTTTTACGCTAATCCCGCACTTGAGACAGCAGGCGTTTCCAATTCTTCTGGTTACGGCGATAGCTCTTCTTCAGGTCTTCCAGGATGCGTTCGAAGTCGGTATGCCCCGAAAGCCGTTTCCACGCTGGATTCTTCGAGAACCAGGGATAGTTTTCGTTCCCTAAGTAGATGGCTCGGCGCAGCCAGTGCAATGCCTCACTCTCGTCTCCATCCACCGCAAAATAAGTAGCAAGCCGATAGGCCATCTCGCTATCGGCTTCAGCAGCTGCAAGAGTCTCATCAATGATGAAGGTCGCGGCCTTCTCACGATCTCCCAGCTGCACGTAGCAGAGCGCGATCGTGGGAAAGACAATACGAAGCGACTTTTCATCGCGAATAACACTTTCCAGTGTCTCAATGGCCGCTGGCAGATTCCCCGTACGCATCTGCTGATAGCCCAGCGAGATTCGCAAAAGAGGCTGACGCGGCTCCAGAGTAAGTCCCTTCTCGATCTCGTCCGCCGCCAGCTCCAGCTGGTTCTGATACTGGTAGACCCTGGCGCGATGGTTGTAGATCATCGCTGCGTTGGAAGGATTCATACGCAACGAGGCATTGAACTGGTCCAGGGCCTCATCGTACATGCCATCGAACCGCAGGGTAATTCCGGCAACCATGCGCACGTTCCAATCATTGCCGGCAGTCTGCAGAAGATGCTCGATGCCGTGACGGGCAGACTCTTTCTCTCCACGCGAGAGCAGCATGTAAACGCGATAGAGATTCGCTTCGATCGAGCCCGGATCAAGCTGCAACGCGCGATCGAAGGCGCGGCGCGCTTCCAGCAGATGCATCTGTCCGCCCAGGCCATGGCGCGTGTACTGGAGCTGCGTTATCCCCAAGCCTGACCACGCTGGAGCGTAATTCTCATTGCTTTTAATAACCGAATCGAAGAGCTCTCGAGCACGATCGAGATCATCCCGGCTCCCGGTACGGGTCATAAAAGAAGAAAGCAAAGCACGGGCCTGTAGGTACTCTTCCGAAAAGTCTTCCGAAAGCGACGGAGGGCGATGCACATTTTCCCGGCCATAAAGACCACCAACCCCCTGAAGTGTACTGAAGACCTCGTTGCAGATCTCCGTCTGAACCCGAACCAGATCGAAGGAGGCCACATTAATAGAGCCTCCGGCGCGAACACTCTGGCGAGTAACATCCAGCAACTGCCAGTTCAGATCGAATCCCTTTTCAGAACGAAGGAAGTTTCCTGCCAATACAAAGTCAACCAACAACTTCTTCCCGACACTCAGCGGATCGAGCTGATGAGTCGGAATAGAAGCCAGCGAGCTGGATGGTCGAACAACCAGCGAACTCATACGCGCCAAACGCGTGGCTATGGCATCGGCAAGCGCATAACCGTACAGCGGAGCCACATCGGACGGGCCGTAGTTGATGAATGGCAAAACAACGATGCTGGCCTCCTGCTTCGCACTCGTCGTCGAAGTTCCGGATTCGCGAAAACGCTCGGCCAACATGGAGAGGATTCCCGTAGTCCGCTTCTCCTCTTCCGGAGTCTCCAATGCTTTTCGGTTTTGCGAATGGAGCGTAAGCGACTCTCCCCCCGGCATCAAAACCGAATCCAACTGCATCGAGCGCATGATCGTCTTCAGCGCTTCGCGAACGTCGGCGGCAGAGGCAAAACGTGCAGCAGGCTGCTTTTCGAGGCAGCGCAGAATCACGCTTTCCAGTTCCTCCGGCAGTGCAGGATTGATCTCTCGCAACGGAGGCGGATCGGCGAACTGGGTCGCGCGGATCGTCTGAAAATCCGGCGCGTCGGGCCGATGGAAGGGATGGCGTCCCGTCGCAAGTTCATAAAGGATCAGCCCAAAGGCGAAGATATCGGACTGCACCGACGACTGGCCCGTAACAAACTGTTCCGGAGCCATGTAGGCAATCGTTCCTCCTCGCGCAGTGTAGGTCGCACCCAGCGGTGGCAGCGAGCGCGGATCCGATGGGGCCGAAGGATCGAAGTCCGCCTTATCCAGTGAAAGTCGACGTGCGAGGCCGAAATCGAGAATCTTGATCAGGCCGCCATCGGTCAGCATGACATTTGCAGGCTTTAGATCGCGATGAAAGATTCCGAGCGAGTGCGCTGCAGAAAGACCATCAGCAATCTGAATCCCGGCCGAAAGTACAAGCTGAAGGCTGGAAGGCCCCTCGGAGATGATCTTGTCCAGCGATTTGCCGGGAATGTACTGCATCACGATGTAGGCTTCTTCCACATCACCCGACTCAGCGGGAGCCTCTCCAACGTCATAGATCGCGCAGACATTAGGATGATCAATGGCAGAAGCCAACCGCGCCTCTCTCAGCTGCGTCGTGCGCATCTGCTCGATCGTTAGATTTCCCCGCCGCAGCAGCTTGATAACGACCGGACGCTGGAGCAGCGTGTCGTTGGCGAGAAAGACCACCCCGCTGCCGCCCGCGCCAATCTTGCGGATAAGCTCATACTGCCGGATAACACGCCGCTTCATAGTTCCATTATTGCAAGGGAGCGTGTGAGAAATCCGTAAAGAGACCTCTCTTCTGAACTCGCTTCAACCTCATCTTCCCAAATCGATCCTGTTAGATGCTTTGTTGGATCGACACATCAAGCCAATAGGAAGTCGCGATGTAGCGATCAGGAACAGAACCACCGCCGCGTGATTCTAAGAGAAATTTAGCGTCACAGATGAAGTCGAAGGATCTGCACTTCATCTTCATCCTCCATGAAGGGCCACGATGAAGGATCGATTCCGTCCCCTGCCTGTTCTACAAATTTCTTTTGTAGTCATCGAATCGCACAGCCAAAAGCCATCATTTCTTCGGTGTCATTTCGACCGAAGGTGGCGAAGCCGCCGAAGCGGAGAAATCACCGAATTTCCCGCAAACTCATTAAAGATTGTCGAAACGAATTCCTTGTCAACACCCCAAAACCTCTAACCAACTGATAAAAAGCCAAATAGAGTCGTTTCAAAATTGCAGGTTTTCCCTGTTTACTTTGCTACACTGATTTCAGGAGATAAACAGAAAGACCCAGCCATACGGCTGGGTCTTTCTGTTTGGAAGTCCGGATCTATCTTCTTTGTTTCAAATATTTTGAGCAAAAAGATAGGGGGCTACCCCTTCACTCCGACGGAGTTCGTCAGACGCTGCCGCACCCGGCTGTGCTTCACACTGTAGGTGAAGTACACCACCAGACCGATCGCTAGCCATACGATCAACCGGGCCCAGTTCAACCAGCCCAACTTGACCATCAGGTAGCCATTGGCAAGGATGCCCATGACCGGTACAAACGGCACCCAGGGAGTCCGGAACGGGCGGTGGCGCCCAGGATCGGTTCTGCGCAGCACAAGGATCGAGGTGCAGACGATTACAAACGCCAGCAGCGTGCCGATGTTCACCATCTTGCCGATATCGTCGATCGGGGTTACCGCTCCAACAACGCCCGCCAGGGTTCCCACCAGAAAGGTGTTCTTGAACGGCGTGCGGAACCGGGGATGCACCTCGGCGAAGAACTTCTTCGGCAGCAGTCCGTCCGAGGCCATCGCGTAGAGCACGCGCGTCTGCCCCAGCAGCATCACCAGCATCACAGAGGTCAGGCCCGCCAAGGCACCAACCACGATAACGTCCGAAGCCCAGACTAGCTCGCGATCCAGAAATGCCCGGGCCAGCGGAGCTTCGATATTCACCGACTGCCATGGCACCATGCCTGTAAGCACCGCCGCAACGCCGATATAAAGCAGGGTGCAGACAAACAGCGAGGCGATCATGCCGATCGGCAGGTCGCGCTGCGGATTCTTCGCTTCCTGAGCCGTCGTTGAGACTGCGTCAAAACCGATGTATGCGAAGAAGATGTACGCCGCAGCAGCGCCAATGCCACTCATGCCAAACGGGGCGAACTCGTGCCAGTTCGTTCCCCAGTTGCCGGGGTGCACATACTTTGCGCCCAGCCCGATGACAAACAGCACTACGGCAACCTTCACTACCACGATCGTCGAATTAAACTTTGCCGACTCCTTGATTCCGATCGCCAGCACCGTCGTGATGAGGAGCGCAATGATAAGAGCGGGAAGATTGATACCGATCTCGTGCCCAAAGAGAGTTGGAGCACCAAGCACCTGATGTGCCCTGGTCACCATGTCCGCTGTAGGAGCGGCGATCAGTTCACTCATCTGCTTGATGTAGTCCTGCGACCCGGGTGCTAGAGATGGGAAACTGCGAGACATCACGTCCCGGCCTACCTCCTCCATGGCCTTGCGCAAACCCGTCCAGTGGTCATAAGCCAGCCATAGCGGAAACTTGAGGTTGAAGACATTGAGCAGCTCGACAAAATTATTCGACCAGCCCGAGCTGACCGTGCTCGCGCCCATGGCGTACTCCAGCGTCAGGTCCCAGCCGATGATCCAGGCAATCAACTCGCCCAGCGTCGCGTAGGCGTAGGTGTAAGCCGATCCGGCCAGCGGAATCATCGCCGCGAACTCCGCATAGCAAAGGCCGGCGAATCCGCAACCCAAACCCGAAAGGACAAACGAGAGCATCAATCCCGGGCCTGCGTAATGCGCCCCCAGGCCCGCCATCACAAAAATGCCCGCGCCGATCACGGCCCCGACTCCGAGCGCCGTCAGCTGAAACGGTCCCAGCGCACGCTCCAGCGTATTCTCTCCCTCGCCCTCGGCCTCCTTCATCAGAAGGTCCATCGATTTTTTTGCAAACAACATCGACATATTCGTTCTTCAGCTCTCCTTGGTTACGTCCCTGTGGTTTCTAGTTCGGCGGCCTCTGCACCAGCTGCTGCGTCCTGCCGCCTCCATACCAGGTACACGGGAACGCCAAGCAGAACGAGGAACAGCCCCGGCCAAGTATATTGAGGTTTGTAACGCAATAGTACAAAACAAATCCACGCCGCCATCACTACATAAAGTGCCGGCAACACAGGATACCCAATCGCCCGGTAAGGCCGCGGGGCCTCCGGTCGGGTTCTGCGCAGAATAAACAAACCGGCAATCGTAAGAATATAGAAGATCAGAACCGCAAAGATCACATAATCCAGAAGTTGCGCGTAACTTCCCGAGAGGCACAGAAGGCACGTCCAGCCACACTGCACCCAAAGGGAGTTGACCGGCGTCTTCGATCGCTCGCTCAACTTTCCGACCGACTTGAAGAACAGACCGTCGCGGCTCATGGCGTAATAGACCCGGGCCCCGGCCAACAGCATTCCGTTCACGCATCCGAAGGTCGAGATCAGGATCGCAATCGCCATCAGCTTCGCCCCGTATCCGGCAAAAGCCCGTTCCATCACCGCCGTTGCTACCCGGTCCTCGGTGGCAAACTGAATGCCGCGTCCTGCAATCGTAGTGGCATGGGGATCGCCAGCCAAGGGAAGAACGCTTAGGTATACAAAGTTGCAGAGCACGTAGAGCAGCAGTACTACGCCCGTTCCAATCGCCAGCGAGAGCGGAAGGTTGCGCTTCGGATTACGAATCTCTCCTGCGGTAAACGTCACGTTGTTCCAGGCATCGGCGCTGAACAGTGATCCCACCTGCACAACAGCCAGGATCGTCAACAATCCGACATACTCGCTTCCGCCGAACTGGGATACATGGAGCGTATTCCAACCTGCACCGGCCCAGAAACTTTTCCAGCCTGCACCGAAGTTCGCCGCAATGGCCGCCGGATCGCGAACGACAACCCCGACCAGAACAACAGCAGCCAGAGCTAGCACCTTGGCCGAAGTAAAGAGGTTCTGGACCGCCGCTCCCGTCTTCACGCCATGCGTATTCAAAAAGGTCAGAAAAACGATGATGAGAATGGCAACAAGATTGGCCGTATTAACCCCAAGGTCCATATTGCCCAACACCATCGGCCCAACGTGCCACGCAGGAACATGCCCGATATGCCAAAGCCAATGAGTCGTGTTGATAGAAGGAACGAAGACCCCGAGGAATTTGCCAAATGCAACGCCAACCGCGGCGATCGTTCCCGTCTGGATCACCAGAAAGAGCGTCCACCCATAAAGAAAACCCCAGAGTGGCCCCAGGGCTTCACGAAGATAGACATACTGGCCGCCTGCTTTCGGCATCATCGCAGCCAGTTCCCCGTAACTTAACGCTCCAATGATGGTCATCACCGCCGTCACCAGCCATGCCGCAATCAGCAGCGCCGGAGACTGCAGCACGCGAGACATATCCGCGGGAACAATAAAGATGCCCGAGCCGATCATCGACCCCATCACGATGGCCGTCGCAGAGAACAATCCCATCCCCTGGATAAACTGCGGTGGGCTATCAGTTTGGTTCACGGAAACTTTCACGTTGCAGTCTGTTCTACCGCAAATAAGACAGAATGTCTCTCCCGATCTTTCCTTCGACCTGTTTCTTATTGTGGAGGAACGGTAAGTGGCATGACCTCCAGGAACTCTTGCACCAAAGTTCCTGGATCGGCTCCTGAACGCAATAAAGCTCCAATCACCGCGATGGCGTCTGCCCCTGCCTCGATCACGCTGGCTGCATTTTCAGGAGTAATCCCTCCAATCGCGACCAGCGGACATTTCGTCAAAGCTCGCGCTCGACGCACTCCTTCCAACCCAACCACTGGGTCGGGATTCAGCTTTGTAGAGGTCGAAAATACCGGTCCGATCGCGATGTAATCCGCGCCGACGGCCTCTGCCGCACGCACCTGCTCATCGTTGTGAGTCGAGCAGCCCACGATGCCCCCAGGGCCCAGTAACGATCTCGCTTCAACGACCGCTGCGTCCTCTTGCCCCACATGCACGGCATTCCATCCCGCCTGTTGTGCAAGCGCCGGAAAGTCATTCATTACCAGAACGGCTTCTGTTCCGCGGAAGACTTCGGTAAGCAGGTGAGCATTCCTCAGAACCTCTTCCTCTCCTGCTCGTTTGTCACGGTACTGCAACAGTGTGACTCCCGCATCCCGCAGCTCTTCGGCAAATCGACGAAGCTCTATACCGCGACTGGCCAGCATCTCCGCATCTGCAATGACATACAGACGCGGAAGCACTAAAGTTCGCGAGGATGACTGATCCTGATTCACTGGTCCCAATTTCCTGACGAAGAGCCGTCCTACATTTAGGCCTGCTCTTCCTTCTGGCGTTCCAGGAAGCGCTCCATGAACTTCGTGTCAAACGTTCCGGCACGAAACTCCGGATCAGCGAAGATCCGCTGATGCAGAGGAATCGTCGTATGGATGCCCTGCACCACAAACTGGCTTAACGCTCGCTGCATCTTATTCATCGCTTCTTCACGGTCCTTGCCGTGACAGATCAGCTTGGCGATCATCGAGTCGTAATAAGGCGGCACCACGCCTTCGGCATACTGTGCCGTATCGACGCGAACGCCGTTTCCTCCCGGTACATTGAACGCTGTAATCTTGCCTGCGCTGGGAGTGAACTTATCCGGATGCTCGGCGTTGATTCGGCATTCGATCGCGTGGCCGCGAATCTCCACCGGTCCCGGCACAATTGAGTTCAGCTTTTCGCCAGCGGCGATCCTGAGTTGTGCCTTCACCAGATCAACTCCGGTAACCATCTCGGTCACGCAGTGCTCCACCTGGATGCGCGTGTTCATCTCGATAAAGTAGATCTTGCCATCTTCATCCATCAGAAACTCGATGGTGCCGGCATTCCAGTACCCGATGTTCTCAAGCGATTTCTTGATCGTCTTTCCCAGCTCTTCGCGCAGCTTCGGTGTGACCTGAAGACTCGGCGCTTCCTCAATCAGCTTCTGATGCCGTCGCTGAATGGAGCACTCACGCTCGCCGAGGCTCATCACATTGCCATGTTCATCGGCCAGCACCTGAAATTCAATGTGCCGGGGCTTCTCGATGAACTTCTCCATATAGAGATCGCCATTGCCAAAAGCATTAGCGGCTTCCGTCGAGGCTTGATTGTAGAGTGCGGGAAGCTCTTCTG
This portion of the Edaphobacter sp. 4G125 genome encodes:
- the thiE gene encoding thiamine phosphate synthase, with protein sequence MNQDQSSSRTLVLPRLYVIADAEMLASRGIELRRFAEELRDAGVTLLQYRDKRAGEEEVLRNAHLLTEVFRGTEAVLVMNDFPALAQQAGWNAVHVGQEDAAVVEARSLLGPGGIVGCSTHNDEQVRAAEAVGADYIAIGPVFSTSTKLNPDPVVGLEGVRRARALTKCPLVAIGGITPENAASVIEAGADAIAVIGALLRSGADPGTLVQEFLEVMPLTVPPQ
- the accC gene encoding acetyl-CoA carboxylase biotin carboxylase subunit, which gives rise to MFRKVLIANRGEIALRVISACKEMGIRTVAVYSEADRNSLHVKFADEAICIGPPRSAESYLNVPAVISAAEIADVDAIHPGYGLLSENANFAEVCRASNIKFIGPPPEVTRMMGEKSTARQTMKKAKVPILPGSDGVIASEGEALEWAKSVGYPVILKAVAGGGGRGMRICRSAEELPALYNQASTEAANAFGNGDLYMEKFIEKPRHIEFQVLADEHGNVMSLGERECSIQRRHQKLIEEAPSLQVTPKLREELGKTIKKSLENIGYWNAGTIEFLMDEDGKIYFIEMNTRIQVEHCVTEMVTGVDLVKAQLRIAAGEKLNSIVPGPVEIRGHAIECRINAEHPDKFTPSAGKITAFNVPGGNGVRVDTAQYAEGVVPPYYDSMIAKLICHGKDREEAMNKMQRALSQFVVQGIHTTIPLHQRIFADPEFRAGTFDTKFMERFLERQKEEQA
- a CDS encoding amino acid permease, translated to MSMLFAKKSMDLLMKEAEGEGENTLERALGPFQLTALGVGAVIGAGIFVMAGLGAHYAGPGLMLSFVLSGLGCGFAGLCYAEFAAMIPLAGSAYTYAYATLGELIAWIIGWDLTLEYAMGASTVSSGWSNNFVELLNVFNLKFPLWLAYDHWTGLRKAMEEVGRDVMSRSFPSLAPGSQDYIKQMSELIAAPTADMVTRAHQVLGAPTLFGHEIGINLPALIIALLITTVLAIGIKESAKFNSTIVVVKVAVVLFVIGLGAKYVHPGNWGTNWHEFAPFGMSGIGAAAAYIFFAYIGFDAVSTTAQEAKNPQRDLPIGMIASLFVCTLLYIGVAAVLTGMVPWQSVNIEAPLARAFLDRELVWASDVIVVGALAGLTSVMLVMLLGQTRVLYAMASDGLLPKKFFAEVHPRFRTPFKNTFLVGTLAGVVGAVTPIDDIGKMVNIGTLLAFVIVCTSILVLRRTDPGRHRPFRTPWVPFVPVMGILANGYLMVKLGWLNWARLIVWLAIGLVVYFTYSVKHSRVRQRLTNSVGVKG
- a CDS encoding APC family permease, which translates into the protein MGLFSATAIVMGSMIGSGIFIVPADMSRVLQSPALLIAAWLVTAVMTIIGALSYGELAAMMPKAGGQYVYLREALGPLWGFLYGWTLFLVIQTGTIAAVGVAFGKFLGVFVPSINTTHWLWHIGHVPAWHVGPMVLGNMDLGVNTANLVAILIIVFLTFLNTHGVKTGAAVQNLFTSAKVLALAAVVLVGVVVRDPAAIAANFGAGWKSFWAGAGWNTLHVSQFGGSEYVGLLTILAVVQVGSLFSADAWNNVTFTAGEIRNPKRNLPLSLAIGTGVVLLLYVLCNFVYLSVLPLAGDPHATTIAGRGIQFATEDRVATAVMERAFAGYGAKLMAIAILISTFGCVNGMLLAGARVYYAMSRDGLFFKSVGKLSERSKTPVNSLWVQCGWTCLLCLSGSYAQLLDYVIFAVLIFYILTIAGLFILRRTRPEAPRPYRAIGYPVLPALYVVMAAWICFVLLRYKPQYTWPGLFLVLLGVPVYLVWRRQDAAAGAEAAELETTGT